Within Sinorhizobium sp. RAC02, the genomic segment TCGTGCCGGGTGGCCATGCGCTTCTCAACCGCGACAACGAACAGTTCGCTTTCCTGGAGAAAGCGGCGCATGTGGCCGGCGTGTCGCATGTCCATAGCTTCGGTGCTGATCCGAGCGCTGAATTCCGGCTACTCGATTTCATCGCGAGCAATGAGGGCAGGCTGCTCAGGGCGGCAGTCGGTGGGCAGACGCTGGAAGTGCCGATGGGCGCACCTGGCCGGCACATTGCCGAAAATGCCGTTGCCGTCCTCGGCGCCGTACACCTTGCTGGTGGCGACATCGAAAAGGCCATGGCCGGGCTTGCCACCATGCAGGCGGAAAAGGGCCGTGGCCGGCGCTACAGGCTTGCCAAGGACGGCGGCTGGTTCACGCTGATCGATGAGAGTTACAATGCCAATCCCGCCTCGATGCGGGCCGCGATCGCGCTTCTGCGCGATGCCGAACCGCAGGACGGTGGCCGGCGCATCGCCGTGCTCGGCGACATGCTGGAAATGGGCGAACATTCGCCAGCCGTTCACGCCGACCTTGCCGAACCGTTGATCGAAGCGGGCATCGGCGACGTCTGGCTCGGTGGTCCCGACATGGCGGCGCTGAGGGATGCGCTGCCGGAAGGGGTGGAGAGGGAATACCGCGACACGGCGGACGCGCTTGCCGCTTTTGCGCTTGCCGCGGTGCGCGCGGGCGACGTTCTGGTCGTGAAATCGTCGAAAGGCACGGGATTCAGCCGCATCGTGGCGGCCCTGCTTGACAAATATCCGGCGTTCTCCGAGAGGGAACGCGAGAGTTGAGAGGGGTTCGGCCGGGCAGACGTCCGCCGGACCTTCTCTTTTATGGAATTTTCTTCTCTGTCCGCCGGCCTGTCACGCCGCGGTGACCTGGGGAACCTTTTGGGGAAAGGGTGACAATGCTGCTTTGGCTCGTCGAGCTGGCTGACACCGTTCAGGTGTTCAACCTGTTTCGTTACATTACCTTCCGGACCGGCGCTGCGCTGTTCACCTCGGCAACGATCGTCTTCCTGTTCGGCCCGATGATCATCGCCTCGCTGCGCATCCGTCAGGGCAAGGGCCAGCCGATCCGCGCCGATGGTCCGCAGACCCATTTCAAGAAGGCCGGCACACCCACCATGGGTG encodes:
- a CDS encoding UDP-N-acetylmuramoylalanyl-D-glutamyl-2,6-diaminopimelate--D-alanyl-D-alanine ligase produces the protein MKWLWTSGDLVAALHGRPIGNLPQGVTGISIDSRAIAPGEAFFAIKGDRVDGHDFASFAVANGAALLVVSEGKLPALGRLVTSMIVVPDVLEALVNLGCAARDRTAARIIAVTGSVGKTTTKEMLRQALAPSGSVHASVASFNNHWGVPLTLARMPETTDYGIFEIGMNHANEIRPLVAMVRPHVAIVTTIAAAHLGNFRDLEEIAAAKAEIFEGVVPGGHALLNRDNEQFAFLEKAAHVAGVSHVHSFGADPSAEFRLLDFIASNEGRLLRAAVGGQTLEVPMGAPGRHIAENAVAVLGAVHLAGGDIEKAMAGLATMQAEKGRGRRYRLAKDGGWFTLIDESYNANPASMRAAIALLRDAEPQDGGRRIAVLGDMLEMGEHSPAVHADLAEPLIEAGIGDVWLGGPDMAALRDALPEGVEREYRDTADALAAFALAAVRAGDVLVVKSSKGTGFSRIVAALLDKYPAFSERERES